ACAGTGTTAAAACAACAGTAAGGAGTTTTGGTTAAAAAAAGGGAACTTAACAAGTAAAGTGCTGTTGGCACTGAAAAAGCTTGCTGAcaagtgttttcttttttcttgatGATATGGTTGGAAATATGCTGTAAAAGCTTATTTTGGAGTGGTGTTCCATTTTACAGAACTACACAGTGCATTGCTTGCATGACTGGTGGGAATGACCACTGTATTTGACGTTCACATGACCACATACCATCAAAATGTGTTTGCCTAGAACACTTACCTCAAGAAATGTCCCTTTTGTCTTTCCGTACAGTGAAGTGGAATCTTAACGATGAGAGCAAGCACTATAAGCTCAACATACTGGAGAACATCACCACAGCAATGGTCTTCATCATAGTGGTAGTCAACGTCTTCATAACGGCATTTGGTGTCCAGCGCCCTAACGTCAGTGCATGAGGCATATCCCTAGgtatgaatgtgatttccacatttctttcaagaagacatgtaaaccacatgacccgtaacgaggggtctggaatgttggttacctagcaaccaagacgctgtctattgaaaagggaactattttttgatgcgtaagaacgatgtcgaaattaacatttttaaacaataatggggtgttttcagattatttagtttgtggtagaattgttgtataaaagcaatatagcactcgtgatcgtgggattggtcatggatattcccacggctgttgttccACCTATGAATAGGTAAACACAACAGCCTACATGACACTTGTTTGTCTTCGGTATGTCGTGTAAAGAGGGATAATAAATATGCATTTAGACATTGATTCATTTTTGTTTTATGTATACTGTTGTATACTACTTAAAAGCCTCCAATCttaaataatttatttaaagGAACATGAGAACGGGAGGCGAGAAGGGGAGCCTATGTATTCTCTTATCTGTATCTGGAGTAGACTATTAATAAGCTTTTTCCCCAAAAGGTTGAAGTGTTCCTAAATATATCACTTCATCTTATATCACTTATCTGCTTATTTCTTTTAGATTAATTTACTATACATATTTGCTGATAGATGTAATTAGCAGTTTTTAGGTGGACATACAAAATATACTAAGAATTTACATTAACCATCACATTTATCTCTCACAGGAAAAACAAAAACGAACACAAAGCTATAAACGGACAGAATGAAGGACACTTACTGAACATTTTGTAGACCAAAGACTCACAGCAAAAACTCATCAATGCAATGAAGAGCCTAAGATACCCCTGTCCCATATCGCATCATAGCCATTACATGGACACTGTAACTCCTGTCACTTACCAACCCTACCCTCTATGCATGACTGAGATTACATACATTTTAaggaaaatatttattttctattgGAGATATTAAGTTTTTAATGCTGCCTTCTTTTTATGTACGTTGTTTTATTTTGACTtctctactactactactgcctaAGGTGCTGTTACCAAGTACATTTGTGCATTAATATTTGTTGGAAAAGATGTAGCCTAcggtgtatatagtgtgtgccTACTGTTTAGACTGCGATTCTAAAATGTTTGTCAAAGtttgttaaaggaaccatatgtaagaaatgtatttcaattaatcataaaatggccctgatatgccACAAGACATTAAGAAAATATgtttatttcaaatacttatatcactgacaacagtagtccagccaggattttgtcatttaaaaagtgaagttgcagccttcaactgatgttgatgttgtcatgttgtgttttggcctgatgcgccaccctccacctatctactgatcacaaagtcagtactgtttcggcatccgggttgccagttctgccagtcagaggggagggggaggggatacaccgctctacagtaatttgaaagtgattgcagtaccagttttggccacaaacttacatacggttcctttaaatttTCGCTCATCATAGTCCTTGCTgtccattctgtgtgtgtgtactcctgcaCCTTTAAGACCGTATGCCAGGTACATGCAAGCAACACAGAGTTACAGTCCTTAAACAGACCACCGgttacaaatctaagcaaatcATGCAGTCATTTTTTTCTATTGTACAGTTTACAGTATAACATTTTCTGTATAGTTATTTTTTACTATGGACCAAATTATTCAGCCTCACCAATATGTTTGTGATTGTTTGAAATTCTTTTTGTATGGCTATTTATCCTTGTTAAAAACAGTTTGTAAAAAAAGCAATCATGTTCAAAACTATATGTATACAAGCATTTGTGTTTTATTGTCTCTGAAGTCACACTGGCAAaaggcagaaaaagaaaagtcCCACAATGAAGAACAGCCCAGAGAAGAGCTGGCGGGTATTCCAGAACGTTGATTAGTCACAAGCCTTCCATTCCATTCGCAGAGTGTAGGCTGAAACAGTTAAGCTTCCACTACAGACAAtgaaactggctacaccaggcgTTAAAGCAATgcacacatttgaaaaaaaaaaaataagatcaGTCTTCTTAAACTATTTTTATGCTCTGTGAACTAAACGTGAGTTGCTCGCCTGCTCCTTGTAAGTGGGAAAACCTAGTAGAGCAGTATTATAGGTTTGTTTTGCAGGTAGAATTGGACCATGGTGCTCTTCTATTAGATGCTTTACCACATGCTCTTGAGTTAATTCAGCCAGGCTTGTGACTACTTCTTGTTCTTGGAATACTCCAGCTTCCAGACATATACTATACATATATAGTACATATATATACTGACACACAGTAACCCGTCTGGTAGCTAACTGTAGATGGTcatctatggaccctttcaacaaggtaaacaaaaacaatgcttgaacgttctatttgggccccaatctatacatatacataaacatatacaaGTTTACTGTAAGAACAGGGGGTGTAACATAATGATTATGTGAATACCAGCCAGGCGTAGTGTGTAGTTTTACTGAATGTCAGCAAGAAAACAAAATATTagaaaacacataaaaaatatatatttgacAGCCCAGAGCTGAAAAAGGTTAAGGCCACAAGGAGCATGTAATCCATGAAGAGCAATCACCTGCAGGTCAAGAGGACTGTTATGGAAGTACAGACTGTATAAATAAGAATCAACTACTTTGATTGCGAAAATTAAGGAAGCCTTCAACTTGTACTGAAGACATGTCCCTGCCACTATACTGACATAAGTAAACTCCACTGCAAGATTTTTGTATGGCTAGGTTTGCACTTGAACAGTCATTGTTTATGCATTTGTTTGGATTATGACAGTATGAAAAAGTAGATTTTTTTCTGGACCTTGATCATTTCTTTGTGAGACTAGTACAAGAAGGTTGTAAgttacatttaaaataaaaaggcATCTTCAGGTTTCTCTCTGATGTGTCCAAAATGGCAGAAGACGGATTAAGCTACTTAGTGGACTGTAGATTAAAGTCCATCTTAATACGCAGCATGTTATGCAGAGATATATTCTCTAGTTAGACTGTTGCTCCAATGATTTTCCGAGACAAGTTTAAGTAACAGGTATGCAACCCATAGGATTTCTAAATAAATACATTCCCTTCATGTCAAAGATATCTAATTAAACAAACCCAAGAGCACACTTCCCACTAAGAATATGTAGTGGAAAATATAATGAGGCAGACAATCTATGATTCATTTTCTCTGTTACAATTAGTTATGTAAACCGAGCAAACAAAGGTCAATTGCCCCAAGAATGCATACAGCCCTTATGCATTGAAAAAGGCATACACCTTACAGAAATGTGCTAATCTACAAGAGCCTCCATCATAGGAGCCAATGCCAAGGCATGCATAAAAAAAGTATACTATGTATTGCATGTGTACAAATAATGCATTGCAAATATGACATAAAAGTTGTGAATCCCCTGATTTCGGTACAAATTTGACACCATGAGATGTTTTGGAAGTGTCCTGTGTGCAATCGGATGTTTTGTTGGTTAACGTGAAGTTGGACTACTTTGGAATAGGGTCCTCTGTGTACCATATCAAAACCTCCCGGACTCGGCGCCCCAGACCGAGAGCCGCCAGGCCCAGAGCCCTGCTGGTGCCGCCTGCCCCTTTGGACTCTGCAGAAGGGAGAGACGGAAAGATTTCATTTTGCACGAACCCGGACCTTGCGCTCATACATGGGCAGACCAGTATGAAAAACCTGTGCATGAAATATTACTTTTTTTATATggagtcatgaaaaaaaagcaaGAAGTCAAAGCTATCTGCTGTTAAGAGGTCTCGAACAGCCTCAACTACCATGAATGGGATCAGCTTTTTTATCTAGCCAGCACCTACAAAGCATGGTAACTATATGGTGTGTCACGAGTTTATCGATCAGCTTTCTGCGTAATCAAAACTGACTGGACAGGGTGTTTCCAAACAAACCTCATAATTGATTGATCACACAAAGCCATGACTCACCTCCACAGTAATACAGAAGCGCTACACCTACTGCCACGCTGAAGCAGCTTAGGAAAAACAAAGGACCTGGAAAGGATCAAAACAAATGCTCAGCGATTCATGAGCTTCAAGCCAGCTCAAGCCGTGTTAACATCACTCTTAAAAGGCCAACGGAAGATGGCTACTAGACTGTAGCCTCGTCCTTACTAATCCACTTTCAATGTCTGAAGTAGACAGTAAGGCATTGCAGGATGTTTATGTAGTTCAGGGATAAACCTGGGTCATTCATATTTAAAGGTAGCCTGgttagcgccaccacttctcaatgagacgtggtctgggaaccaaacgttcattttctcgtatttgaaaaaaaatgcccagatccgtttattgggtgccacggatgtctatcaaatgcgtctgtgcatagctcatcatcgtcttgctttcccccctgatctgtgattggttccctatctgaggcaaaaattagggcggtagtttccaggctgccttagcagcgtgaatcaaatcgcgcgcaaggcagcatgggaacacccaggctaatttAAAGGGGACCTTGGTAACTATTTTAACTATTTTTCAACAGTAATAAAAccatttagaaatcatttggatggttaaataaCCTGTTCTGgtaaaaatggtgactttccccgctcccCTTAGCGTCCCCAGACGGataaccaaccttgcaacattgggaCTGACTGGTaaaagaagtgagaaacaagaaactcattTTAAATTGTGTTTCTTCCCTTGTAACGtccacattgttctgccgaacttatgctaactgtttcgctagcttgtaaacaaatccacattTGCTTTATGGTTAGTTTTTTCACCAATTTGAAATAGCGAAACGCACAACTTCTCCAGCGGAGCGCAAAAAATAGCTAATCCTACCAGGGGGGGCTTTAAGTGGTGCATCTcctaaagtcaaagtcaaagtcaaagtcagctttattgtcaatttcttcacatgttccagacatacaaagagatcgaaattacgtttctcactatcccacggtgaagacaagacttattttaccaatttaggtctacagacaaacataacattcaagtaaacaaaaaagtaagtaaataagtaaataagagggcacatataataatctatctcctaatagaagagccctATGACTTACAAGAGAAAGAAACCCCAGGGTTTATTTTATCAAAAACGTTCATTTGAGTTAACTTTACCCAGGTTTATCACAAAACCACATATTTGGAATACCCAGGTTTCAGACTTGGGGAAAGATGTTTACATACACAGGTTATGCACACACAGTCTATGCATTGAACACAGTAGCTTAGACTGAGGGAGTGATCAAATAAATACTAAATAGACAACTGAATAAGtgttggtatggtatggtaGCTAGAAAGATGTAGAGAGGCAGTTAGGATTTTAAAAATATCAATGTAGTAAaaggataaataaaaaaataaacatgactcgTACTTACCTCTGTCATTTAGCACAAATCTCTGTCTAGGGGTGGATGCTGGACTAATGACTAGGTCTATAGATTCTGtacaaaacaaagacaaatagTTACATCAAAGCAAGTTACTCAGCTGATACAAGCAtacaagacacaaacacagacaaagcaAACTACTAGGCCTGTTAAGAATGATAGTGTCTAACCTCTACGGCGGAGGCGTGTAGGCAGGCCAAAGTACACCTCCTCCACGTGAAGATGTAGCGCTCGGTAGAACTCACGGCACGCCTCCTCACCCTTCACTTGCAAGTGTGTCAGGAGTTCGGCCAGCCGAATGCAGGTGGGGACGTCCAGATCCCTGAACTGCAGCAGTTTGGAAAAGGTTACAATGACCCACAGCCAGCCACACTCTTAATTCTATACTCAAAGAAATAACAGATGTACTGTATCTAAAATCTCAACCTGGCTCATGTCTGGGCCCTAATCATTCCCCAGTGTAACTGGCTCATTCATTAATTCGAAAGAACACCTGCTGATGATGTGCTACATcttcctgaaagaaaaaaaacatccttcaCAGGATTATGAGTGATACCTTTTTGGCCTCATTGTCGGTGAGAACCTGGGGGTAGATCCTGTTCAGTTGAAGGATGAGTCTGTCTACTACCTCTGTATCTAGACGCCGATCAGCCTTCAAGAACCGGCTGTCAGCTTGCAGCTGTTCCAAGAAGGTTTCTGACACAAATAAGCCATGCAATAACATTAAGCTATATCATAGCAGCAGGAACAAACAGTGGAACAATCATTAATTGGTCATGTGAGTAATGTAGGCTACCTATGATTAAACATCACCAGAGGCAGCAAAAGATTTTGACACTGCCTGTCTGGCTTGAGAAGAAATTAATTCAACAATtctaaaatgaaaaataaacaataacataagcAGGAGACTACAAAAGGATGATGGCAACCGTTTTTAAATCCAATAATATGGGCAATAAGGGCAGACTCGGAGCGCAGAATCTGGCGACACATCTTTGTGTTGATATTATTGCTTCTACTAGCtaccaaccaaccaactaaaTTATAGCATGGCTAGGTAGGTGGTCGTTCCGGACACGCAGACTTTCACTCGACAACTGTTCAAACTAAACGCCCCTTGTGAGGTTCTGCCTTCCACAAGACCAAGTTGTCCACGTAAACGGAGAGACGTAAAGCTTAGTTGCTTTGCAAGACATAAATGCAGCTGGGCTGATAAACATCAAGAGAGTCGACATTCTCGCTTCTCTTTAAGATCAACGTACAATAAACTACTTTGGTCAAACAAGTACCACTAACTCAATTACTAGCCTAACTAACCTTTACTGTAAATTGAGCTAGGCTACTGACACTATTGAAGTATACAGGGGCAGGGAGGAGAGCTCAAGGGTAACTAGCTGACGCTTACATCACGCACAAAGGATACAAATGtaacacaatgtagcctaccaaTATCGTCGCCATATAAACACTGACCCAAAGTAAATATAAGCGCTGTTTTTCGTAGAGACCAAATTCGAAACAAACCTCCCATTGCAGATTCCTTCTACCCTGCCCTTTGTTCTGACACTCCCATTATGGTAAGCTGCCTGGAGGGTCGAACAGGAAGTAACGCAAAGACGGCAAGATGGCAAATAAGAGTCGTGCTGCTGATTCGAGTCTTCGAAGTGAGTGACTGTCCAGTCGAATCGGTTCATGGTTCAAGTCCAGAAATGCATTCAGGTCCTTCAGTCAAACTTCCGGGACATTGGGACAAAATATAATTGTTTTCTGTTGACAAGTTTAAGAGTTTGGATTTAAATGcattcataaataaataaacacaccagCAAGCAACAGAAGCAAATAAGCCTAATGAAATATTAGCGAGGCTGCCCACCCAAGTTAGgtttgttaaaaaaatatttagcctaggcctactgtccacTTCCCTCAGTTGATGTTGGCTGCCCTGCCAATGCTTCAGATTTCCATACTTAAAATGTATGAAAATGAGCACATAATCAGATAATGCCTCAACATATTCAAACTTGCCTAGAGCCCTTGTCTCAGGATTCCCTCGGTTCTGTAAAGTGCTAAAATCTAAATTATAATACACAACATCATTccgacacactcatacacagcaccaccacaaccacaaaacactcacacagaacatacacaacacacacatcagaggtTGTTCCAACAAATGCGTTTCTGTGGCAGTGTGCAGATACcttggaaatccagagttcccGCGAgaacacaatggaattgtctctgcgagacactctggcaaagagcaatgatgcacgttacttttcccCCAACATTCCTGGAAACCacctaaactgatgaagacagcgccgcaacgttggaggacagtacacattggtcgtagtgcagacatcccaagtctcccggaagttccgggagtctcccgtatattgatagcggctccctgacgcccgcaaattagataaaatatcccggaatctagagtgagcgatcaagagcgAGCATTCGagaccgcgtgtgcatctgagtgtagcgcgcacacgacgggagacagagagagagagagagagagagaggggggaggggggggggggggtgcgtgtgtgcctgagcgcatccaagagagagagagcatcctgattggcctgtttcgctaaatcaaccaatcagttttcagtgtaggcgggctttaattgatctcttttctcccgaacttaatcagttcagtgtatgaATAAGAGCGTCATAGCAGAGTCAGTGcctaaaaaaaaacgaaaatgtaggctacccttgtctcataagagtaaaaaataatgataggcctagtcttgcacgctgccctgtttgtaacagtgactttagcattgcccatgccAGGTGAAAttattgcaaaagacatgttgaggtgagtttaagtgcatattattcaggccaatagcctaggctagttgccaaggctacatgaaaacaCCAGACTACCAAAATCTAAATAttttctatctataggccttccttatttggtgtaggCCGACTGACTAGgctagttttttttgttttttttttggggggggggggtcgtgatacctccctgaaatgactttttgcaggttgggatgtctggtaGTGTTATCCCATTGCGTttaagtccgaaatcattcaaagTAAACAtggtagtgttatccaattgcgtgcagtgagatttttaaatgcatgcttgttgccgcccctcaagttgggccattgcattgctctttgccagacccttaatctttctagattatcagggtctggattttccaggctagtgtGCAGAggccaaatcaaccaaaacAGGAAACAAAATTGTGCTTTATTTGTCCGAAATATGCTGTACTCCATTACATTAACACTGATCAATGTCTCAACAACACTCTCGGGCATTTAGATCAACTTAAAGGAgaatctctgtttctcaaagtcactgagtagcctactgttggTACGGGAAAACAATCAGTTCTACTTAgtgttgctgcagccaacaactAGAGCTGctaggggcatgaacatgggctcatgaacatgcccccggAGTGTAGTAGTGCACTGATGTAATAATTGCTATTGCTCAAGTGCTTAATTGCTTTCAGTGCTTTTGACTAATGCACTTTAATCAAGTTACTGTAGCCCTCTTTCTAGATCTGTGCATCTTTACCTCAGCTCTGCAACCATATCATATAATCGATCTCTTGAGCTTTAATCTCTGAACTTATTTTGGAGGCCTGAAAGAAAAAGGTCAGAACTATCTCACATCACCAAACCATTAATTGCCACATGAAAGTCAGTGGTGGCCCTTCTTCTGTTGTGTATAGGGCTAGCTAGACAGAACTGAAGTGAAAGTCAGGGTCTTTCTTCTGTTGTGTATAGTGTCTACACAGCAGTGAAGTGAAAGTCAGGGTCTTTCTTCTGTTGTGTATAGCAGTGAAGTGAAAGTCAGGGTCTTTCTTCTGTTGTGTACAGTGTCTACACAAGTGAAGTGAAAGTCGGTCacacatatatttcatttctcaTAAATGAACAAAGAACAGCAACATAGTAGTTCATTGAACTGCCATCAGCTGGGAGGACATACTGCACAACAGTGGACAATAAAGCCTAAATTGTTGACATCTACAGGTGTGCTAATCAATGCTACTTTGTTAAATATTCTGTTTCACATTGAGAGCACAGACAAATTATAGTCAAGTAGGTCAACTGACCTCTCCATAAGGGTTATCATACTTCATTCACATGCATCCCTCCTAGTACATGTCAAAGTTCACTAAGGACACAATCCATGGCCATTGAATCAACATTTTAGTACAGTCAGCCCACACAGTCAACTgttctgtaagtcgctttggatacatatatctgctaaattaatatatgctaaattaataaatgcaaTGTTAATATAAAGTGCTCCCCTGACAActatatttgattatttcacaTGATCGCTATGAGTTTCCTTTCTCAATGATTTTGAAGTGAATTAATGACAATGAAGTTGTGTTAAATCATTATTTTGAGTTATTTGACATGTTTGGGTTTACAGTTTGCATGCCCTAAACACCTGGTATTGCACTTTGCTTCCTATTGTGTTACTTTAGCCTTGGAGGGAATTTCTATTTCTAGTGTAAATCATGCTGGGCCTGAAGCAGATGGCTATTAGTGGAATGTAGAGCACCCTGCAGTATTTCCTCATTGCTCTTCACAGAAAGATTCTGTGGTTTATcagggttgccaactctcacgcatctggcgtgacactcacgctttcagcaccaatctttt
Above is a genomic segment from Alosa sapidissima isolate fAloSap1 chromosome 4, fAloSap1.pri, whole genome shotgun sequence containing:
- the card19 gene encoding caspase recruitment domain family, member 19 isoform X1, coding for MGGLFRIWSLRKTALIFTLETFLEQLQADSRFLKADRRLDTEVVDRLILQLNRIYPQVLTDNEAKKFRDLDVPTCIRLAELLTHLQVKGEEACREFYRALHLHVEEVYFGLPTRLRRRESIDLVISPASTPRQRFVLNDRGPLFFLSCFSVAVGVALLYYCGESKGAGGTSRALGLAALGLGRRVREVLIWYTEDPIPK
- the card19 gene encoding caspase recruitment domain family, member 19 isoform X2 gives rise to the protein MGETFLEQLQADSRFLKADRRLDTEVVDRLILQLNRIYPQVLTDNEAKKFRDLDVPTCIRLAELLTHLQVKGEEACREFYRALHLHVEEVYFGLPTRLRRRESIDLVISPASTPRQRFVLNDRGPLFFLSCFSVAVGVALLYYCGESKGAGGTSRALGLAALGLGRRVREVLIWYTEDPIPK